The Anastrepha ludens isolate Willacy chromosome 2, idAnaLude1.1, whole genome shotgun sequence genome contains a region encoding:
- the LOC128871807 gene encoding uncharacterized protein LOC128871807, giving the protein MRSMRTESKDENLDVEQPSTSRYSPKCPVEVAAVSPKGSAYRNLAQRVLQAPLQCRLAHKLRLAVFEGNSPNPRHNKKLKLAIRRVTEQGLSMDMVQQIINRFAETREMLHRQILQIRYNRKIFLICILRSGDSMELKGSLMPLMRTHNASFVHVTHNFYSSAVIEAIISFQTSLDFSDLEGSIARDATACKAQAIEIVDYETGAVNFKCEPSEMDAVLKAVISKGYKVLNTEYSFQAKQLITLDEREQKEYRRFRAKLMKAHDFDMIFDNVANDEIVDEEGEGEAINKTA; this is encoded by the coding sequence atgcGTTCCATGCGAACGGAGAGTAAAGATGAAAATCTGGACGTAGAACAACCATCGACTAGTCGCTATTCGCCTAAATGCCCCGTCGAAGTGGCAGCTGTCTCTCCAAAAGGGTCAGCGTATCGAAATTTGGCCCAGCGTGTGCTTCAAGCACCACTTCAATGCCGCTTGGCACACAAGTTACGTCTCGCCGTGTTTGAAGGCAATTCGCCCAATCCTCGTCACAACAAAAAACTCAAATTGGCTATTCGACGGGTTACCGAACAAGGCCTTTCCATGGACATGGTGCAACAAATTATCAACAGATTTGCCGAAACCCGCGAAATGCTACATCGTCAAATATTGCAAATTCGTTATAACCGCAAAATATTTCTCATATGCATACTGCGCTCGGGCGATTCGATGGAATTGAAGGGAAGTCTCATGCCACTAATGCGTACCCATAATGCCAGTTTTGTGCATGTGACGCACAATTTCTATAGCAGTGCTGTTATCGAGGCGATCATTTCGTTTCAAACATCATTGGATTTCAGTGATCTTGAGGGTTCGATAGCGCGCGATGCGACCGCTTGTAAAGCGCAAGCCATCGAAATAGTCGACTACGAGACCGGTGCTGTTAACTTCAAATGTGAGCCGAGCGAAATGGATGCAGTGTTGAAGGCGGTCATTTCCAAGGGCTACAAAGTGCTGAATACCGAATATAGTTTCCAGGCCAAACAGTTGATAACGCTGGATGAACGCGAACAGAAAGAGTATAGAAGATTCCGTGCAAAGTTGATGAAAGCACACGATTTCGATATGATTTTTGACAATGTAGCAAACGATGAGATTGTGGACGAGGAAGGTGAGGGTGAGGCGATAAATAAGACAGCATAA